One part of the Lotus japonicus ecotype B-129 chromosome 2, LjGifu_v1.2 genome encodes these proteins:
- the LOC130735163 gene encoding uncharacterized protein LOC130735163, whose product MEFKSLNQFKVAVRDHAIRNGRQIRFEKNDGVRCRVECKKKSENKCPWLMLCSKVGGKHTFSIKTMHGPHSCPRVFNNKSANSKWVASKVLEKVRMTRKLRLSEVVDEVRIGFSTGITKWKAWKGRQIAMEIVEGDSSRQYYLLYRFSAELLQKSKGNTCKINIERLPGTLQFRFKRFYMCLEGCKKGFIRGCRPFIGLDGCHLKTQYGGILLCAVARDPNDQYFPLAFAVVESECKESWRWFLELLLDDIGPDRRWIFISDQQKGLLTVFNELLGGVEHRFCLRHLYANFKKKFGGGVVIRNLMMAAAKATYHQLWTEKMTELQGLNPESYTYLMQIPTRAWCKHAFTFYPKCDVLMNNLSESFNATILLARDKPILTMVDWIRSYIMGRFATMNEKLDKYPGDVMPKPLKRLNHEIEMTRYWVPTASGQNKFEVKNMLTQDQFVVDLEKHRCSCNFWELVGIPCRHAVAAISHNRQKPKDFVNAYYRREAYRATYGHLITPINGQKMWSTTNDEYILPPLYKRAPGRPKKLRRRDPHEDTPENHTRLHRGRVSRNKCSRCGEFGHNLRSCKNPFVSPESQPPESSNQGAARPRSQTAKRVRTNSVANAGFSEVPESSTQGAARTRRQTAKRVKTKPRTSANADASQVIDSTQPVGMVRKNTRGPSKKKGKTSVAAADQTHGGSVQVTEGVAAVASTQPADTAAIPHSSQLQDQVADHEVNDVGVAGRVGGAKKLKKGKRIVKGHFLYFIGSKKGREKMINK is encoded by the exons ATGGAGTTCAAATCTTTGAATCAGTTTAAAGTAGCTGTGAGGGATCATGCTATTCGTAATGGAAGGCAAATTAGGTTTGAGAAGAATGATGGTGTTAGGTGCAGGGTTGAATGTAAGAAAAAATCTGAGAATAAATGTCCTTGGCTGATGCTTTGCAGTAAAGTGGGAGGAAAACACACATTCAGTATCAAGACAATGCATGGACCACACTCATGTCCGAGGGTTTTCAACAACAAGTCTGCAAATAGTAAGTGGGTAGCTAGCAAAGTGCTTGAGAAGGTGAGGATGACAAGGAAGCTGAGATTGTCTGAGGTGGTTGATGAGGTCAGAATTGGGTTTTCTACTGGAATCACTAAATGGAAAGCTTGGAAGGGAAGACAGATTGCCATGGAGATTGTAGAGGGAGATTCAAGCAGACAGTACTATCTTCTGTATAGGTTCAGTGCAGAGCTATTGCAAAAGTCTAAAGGAAATACATGTAAGATCAATATTGAAAGGTTGCCTGGAACACTACAGTTCAGGTTTAAGAGATTTTACATGTGCTTGGAGGGTTGCAAGAAGGGTTTTATTAGAGGGTGCAGGCCATTTATAGGTCTTGATGGTTGCCACTTGAAAACACAGTATGGGGGGATTTTACTGTGTGCAGTAGCCAGGGACCCCAATGATCAGTATTTTCCCTTAGCATTTGCAGTTGTTGAGTCAGAATGCAAGGAGAGTTGGAGATGGTTCCTTGAGCTCTTGTTAGATGACATTGGCCCTGATAGGAGGTGGATCTTCATATCAGATCAACAGAAG GGTTTGCTGACAGTTTTTAATGAGCTACTTGGAGGGGTTGAGCATAGGTTCTGTCTGAGGCATTTATATGccaattttaagaaaaaatttgGTGGAGGAGTTGTGATCAGGAACTTGATGATGGCTGCTGCAAAAGCAACCTATCACCAGCTGTGGACAGAGAAGATGACAGAGCTGCAGGGATTGAATCCAGAATCTTACACATATCTGATGCAAATACCTACAAGGGCATGGTGCAAACATGCTTTCACATTTTATCCTAAATGTGATGTGTTGATGAATAACCTGTCTGAGTCATTCAATGCTACAATATTGTTGGCTAGGGATAAGCCAATTCTGACAATGGTTGACTGGATAAGAAGCTACATCATGGGGAGGTTTGCTACCATGAATGAAAAGCTAGATAAGTACCCGGGGGATGTGATGCCAAAGCCATTGAAAAGACTAAACCATGAGATTGAAATGACTAGATACTGGGTGCCTACAGCTTCTGGGCAAAATAAGTTTGAGGTGAAGAACATGCTGACACAGGACCAGTTTGTTGTTGATTTGGAGAAACACAGATGTAGTTGCAACTTCTGGGAGTTGGTGGGGATCCCTTGTAGGCATGCAGTTGCTGCCATTTCACACAATAGACAAAAGCCAAAAGATTTTGTGAATGCATACTATAGGAGGGAAGCATATAGAGCAACTTATGGCCATTTGATAACTCCCATTAATGGTCAGAAAATGTGGTCAACAACCAATGATGAATACATCCTCCCTCCCTTGTACAAGAGAGCACCAGGGAGACCTAAGAAACTCAGGAGGAGAGACCCACATGAGGACACACCTGAAAATCACACAAGGTTGCATAGAGGTAGGGTTTCAAGGAACAAGTGCAGTCGATGTGGAGAGTTTGGCCACAACTTAAGAAGCTGCAAGAATCCATTTGTTAGCCCAGAATCTCAACCTCCTGAAAGTAGCAATCAAGGTGCTGCAAGACCAAGAAGCCAGACTGCTAAGAGG GTGAGGACAAACTCAGTAGCTAATGCAGGGTTTTCTGAAGTTCCTGAAAGTAGTACTCAAGGTGCTGCAAGAACAAGAAGGCAGACTGCTAAGAGG gtgaagacaaagcCAAGAACTAGTGCTAATGCAGATGCTAGCCAAGTGATTGATTCAACACAGCCAGTTGGGATG GTAAGGAAGAATACAAGAGGACCttcaaagaaaaaaggaaaaacctCAGTTGCAGCTGCAGATCAAACACATGGG GGGAGTGTTCAGGTCACAGAAGGTGTTGCTGCTGTTGCAAGTACTCAACCTGCAGATACTGCTGCAATCCCTCATAGCTCTCAGCTCCAGGATCAAGTTGCAGATCATGAAGTCAATGATGTTGGAGTTGCTGGTCGTGTAGGAGGAGCAAAGAAActcaaaaaaggaaaaagaattgTGAAGG GTCACTTTCTGTATTTCATTGGAAGCAAGAAAGGCAGGGAAAAAA